In one window of Sandaracinaceae bacterium DNA:
- a CDS encoding SUMF1/EgtB/PvdO family nonheme iron enzyme, giving the protein MRLYPTRTLPLLLTLSLVAGCGDDGPAGDAVVYTVPTGGGSVSVPVGDTAIELTFPASAAGRTVTLTPTTAASIGYPAEDVEAALALAPAGMTFDDPILVRPASGEPLVAHVPTAPGPQVPELLALSDDGSALLLSHFSTIAVMRLSRFPGWAAGTGTCTSGSPRAFLQPAPLLCNTVSVDCCASSASATCRLGAASLRLSFARLTTGAGAHCGGGMTDAGMMDMGGIDAGVADAGPAVDAGPPADAGADDMGSQADAGAPTDAGPVGDAGTACPGTAGPSMVRVPAGFCVDSTEVTSAQYDAFLTARGSDVSGQPASCTANTTFAPNTADFAGEVTQRPNHPVGWVDWCDAYAYCEWAGKRLCGRIGGGANAQADFIDATRSQWYYACSQGGGISYPYSGVFDLMACNTRGSDGSGAPDGTTGTVRGRLPVGSLATCQGGYPGLYDMSGNTLEWTDECAGATFSSFCQTRGGNSYASDQNAQCWWNTSSQRSYTYEHLGFRCCAD; this is encoded by the coding sequence ATGAGGCTCTACCCCACACGCACCCTCCCTCTGCTGCTCACCCTCTCCCTCGTCGCGGGCTGCGGCGACGACGGCCCAGCAGGCGACGCCGTCGTCTACACCGTCCCGACGGGCGGCGGCTCGGTGAGCGTCCCGGTCGGCGACACCGCCATCGAGCTCACCTTCCCCGCGAGCGCGGCCGGCCGCACGGTGACGCTGACCCCGACCACGGCCGCGAGCATCGGCTACCCCGCGGAGGACGTGGAGGCCGCGCTGGCCCTGGCCCCCGCGGGCATGACCTTCGACGACCCGATCCTCGTACGCCCCGCGAGTGGCGAGCCGTTGGTGGCCCACGTGCCGACCGCACCCGGGCCGCAGGTGCCGGAGCTGCTCGCGCTCTCGGACGATGGGAGCGCCCTCTTGCTGAGCCACTTCTCCACCATCGCGGTGATGCGCCTGTCCCGCTTTCCGGGCTGGGCGGCGGGGACGGGCACGTGCACCAGCGGCAGCCCGCGCGCGTTCCTCCAGCCAGCGCCGCTGCTGTGCAACACGGTGTCCGTGGACTGCTGCGCCAGCAGCGCGAGCGCCACGTGCCGCCTGGGCGCGGCGTCGCTGCGCCTGTCGTTCGCCCGGCTGACCACAGGGGCAGGCGCGCACTGCGGCGGCGGCATGACGGACGCGGGCATGATGGACATGGGCGGCATCGACGCAGGCGTCGCGGACGCGGGTCCCGCCGTCGACGCGGGTCCCCCTGCGGACGCCGGCGCAGACGACATGGGCTCCCAAGCCGACGCGGGCGCCCCCACCGACGCGGGCCCCGTGGGCGACGCGGGCACGGCCTGCCCAGGCACCGCCGGGCCCAGCATGGTGCGTGTCCCCGCGGGCTTCTGCGTGGACTCCACCGAGGTCACGAGCGCGCAGTACGACGCGTTCCTGACGGCGCGCGGCAGCGACGTCAGCGGCCAGCCGGCCTCGTGCACCGCCAACACCACGTTCGCGCCCAACACGGCGGACTTCGCGGGCGAGGTCACGCAGCGCCCCAACCACCCCGTCGGCTGGGTCGACTGGTGCGACGCGTACGCCTACTGCGAGTGGGCCGGCAAGCGCCTGTGCGGGCGCATCGGCGGCGGCGCCAACGCGCAGGCCGACTTCATCGATGCGACGCGCAGCCAGTGGTACTACGCGTGCTCCCAGGGAGGCGGCATCTCGTACCCGTACAGCGGCGTGTTCGACCTGATGGCGTGCAACACCCGCGGCAGCGACGGCTCGGGCGCACCCGACGGAACCACCGGGACCGTGCGTGGCCGCCTGCCCGTGGGCTCGCTCGCGACCTGCCAGGGAGGCTATCCCGGGCTGTACGACATGAGCGGCAACACCCTCGAGTGGACCGACGAGTGCGCAGGCGCGACGTTCAGCAGCTTCTGCCAGA